From Salinirubellus salinus, the proteins below share one genomic window:
- a CDS encoding J domain-containing protein, translated as MLTEALTGLPGWLTWGFGIGIALSLGAACLFYVGDRLFPSVQTGGASHSGDARRVTEIRQYLDAIGERYAEGIPIEGHTVEFYLPERDVAITFDARAFYALERSATHAVLVEHEMPGMSLGSRLPFETPEVEFETPAEPDERDTVEGAYAVLGLPSGASEGEVRRAYREKVKEVHPDHGGSHAEFKQVQEAYAAASGRGEA; from the coding sequence GTGCTCACGGAGGCGCTGACTGGACTGCCCGGCTGGCTGACGTGGGGGTTCGGCATCGGTATCGCCCTGAGCCTCGGCGCTGCCTGCCTGTTCTACGTGGGCGACCGGCTCTTCCCCTCGGTCCAGACCGGTGGGGCGTCACACTCCGGGGACGCCCGCCGCGTGACCGAGATCCGCCAGTACCTCGACGCCATCGGCGAGCGGTACGCCGAGGGCATCCCCATCGAGGGCCACACGGTCGAGTTCTACCTCCCGGAGCGGGACGTGGCCATCACGTTCGACGCGCGGGCGTTCTACGCCCTCGAGCGGTCCGCGACCCACGCAGTCCTCGTCGAACACGAGATGCCGGGGATGTCGCTGGGCTCCCGACTCCCGTTCGAGACACCAGAGGTGGAGTTCGAGACGCCAGCCGAGCCGGACGAGCGAGACACCGTCGAGGGGGCGTACGCAGTCCTCGGGCTCCCGTCGGGTGCCAGCGAGGGGGAGGTCCGGCGTGCGTACCGCGAGAAGGTGAAGGAGGTCCACCCGGACCACGGGGGGTCACACGCCGAGTTCAAGCAGGTCCAGGAGGCCTACGCCGCCGCGAGCGGCCGGGGTGAGGCCTGA
- a CDS encoding proteasome assembly chaperone family protein translates to MDEFDIEVHADPELDDPVLVEGLPGVGHVGKLAAEHLLEEFDGELVRRVYSEHFPPQVTVDDDGVTTLACAEFHHVEAGGRDLLVLSGDHQAGDGVGHYRLTECFLDVAGSFGVERAFALGGVPTGELIEEYAVLGAATDAANVETLGEAGVEFREDEPAGGIVGVSGLLLGLGERRDLPVACLMGETSGYLVDPKSARAVLEVLQELLGFDVDYATLEERAEEMEEVVKKIQEMEQGPTPTDEDLRYIG, encoded by the coding sequence ATGGACGAGTTCGACATCGAGGTCCACGCCGACCCCGAGCTGGACGACCCGGTGCTGGTGGAGGGGTTACCTGGCGTGGGCCACGTCGGGAAACTGGCGGCCGAACACCTGCTGGAGGAGTTCGACGGCGAACTGGTGCGACGGGTCTACTCCGAGCACTTCCCGCCACAGGTGACCGTCGACGACGACGGCGTCACGACGCTCGCCTGCGCCGAGTTCCACCACGTGGAGGCGGGCGGGCGCGACCTGCTCGTCCTCAGCGGCGACCACCAGGCCGGTGACGGCGTGGGCCACTACCGGCTGACGGAGTGCTTCCTCGACGTGGCCGGGTCGTTCGGCGTCGAGCGCGCGTTCGCGCTGGGTGGTGTGCCGACTGGCGAACTCATCGAGGAGTACGCCGTCCTCGGGGCGGCCACCGACGCCGCGAACGTCGAGACGCTCGGCGAGGCGGGTGTCGAGTTCCGCGAGGACGAACCCGCCGGCGGCATCGTCGGCGTCTCCGGCCTCCTGCTCGGCCTCGGCGAGCGCCGGGACCTCCCGGTCGCCTGCCTGATGGGCGAGACCTCGGGCTACCTCGTCGACCCCAAGTCCGCACGCGCCGTCCTCGAGGTACTGCAGGAGCTGCTCGGGTTCGACGTGGACTACGCGACGCTGGAAGAGCGCGCCGAGGAGATGGAGGAGGTCGTGAAGAAGATCCAGGAGATGGAGCAGGGTCCGACGCCGACCGACGAGGACCTGCGCTACATCGGCTAG
- a CDS encoding RNA-protein complex protein Nop10, with product MTTSDIRVCADWRAHHDRPVYTLGDTCPACGGDAVQSSPARYNPEDPYGEYRRRAKRRAGRD from the coding sequence GTGACCACCTCGGACATCCGGGTCTGTGCGGACTGGCGCGCCCACCACGACCGGCCGGTCTACACGCTGGGCGATACCTGCCCGGCGTGTGGCGGCGACGCCGTCCAGAGTTCCCCGGCGCGATACAACCCCGAGGACCCGTACGGGGAGTACCGGCGGCGGGCGAAGCGACGGGCGGGCCGGGACTGA
- a CDS encoding DUF4981 domain-containing protein: MPSRRRLLSSTAALVSSLGLAGCSADADLLGTPTDTPTETPVPYPHLHEEPLHVGPEFDLELPPGVTLVGSPGEATVTLLASDTTAPPDEVVSWLEAGHPVAVLGYSAVETMGRLLDQGDADPPGDGSYIGAGGDAPSVAFCLIPAPEDWDTVAGFTGDRDSRDRAEQLRSAEYVVESVASRRE, from the coding sequence GTGCCGTCCCGCCGCCGACTGCTCTCCAGCACCGCCGCGCTCGTCTCCAGCCTCGGCCTCGCCGGGTGTAGCGCCGACGCCGACCTCCTCGGGACGCCCACCGACACCCCGACCGAGACGCCCGTCCCCTACCCGCATCTCCACGAGGAGCCACTCCACGTCGGCCCGGAGTTCGACCTCGAGTTACCGCCGGGTGTGACGCTCGTGGGCAGCCCGGGGGAGGCCACGGTGACCCTACTCGCCAGTGACACCACTGCACCCCCCGACGAGGTGGTGTCGTGGCTCGAAGCCGGCCACCCGGTCGCCGTCCTCGGCTACTCGGCCGTCGAGACGATGGGACGACTGCTGGACCAGGGCGACGCCGACCCACCGGGTGACGGGTCGTACATCGGGGCGGGTGGGGACGCCCCCTCGGTCGCGTTCTGTCTCATCCCGGCACCGGAGGACTGGGACACGGTGGCTGGCTTCACCGGGGACCGCGACTCCCGCGACCGGGCCGAGCAGCTTCGGAGCGCCGAGTACGTAGTCGAGAGCGTGGCGTCGAGGCGGGAATGA
- a CDS encoding translation initiation factor IF-2 subunit alpha, with translation MKFSGYPDPGDLVVGEVDEIEDFGVFVDLEEYENKRGLVHVSEVASGWIKNLRDHVNTGQIVVCKVLDVDESSEQIDLSIKDVNDHQRSDRIQEWKAEQKAEKWMELAFGEDLTDEKYAEVANAFLDGFGTLYDGFEQAAIHGPEAFASTDLSDEDVETIVETARENVSVPYVKVTGYVDLRAPGPEGVEDIRDALEAAEGNGEVPDEVELDVTYVGAPEYRVRVQAPNYKTAESELEHSVARAREAIEAVGGSADFHRERRSDDE, from the coding sequence ATGAAGTTCAGCGGCTATCCCGACCCCGGTGACCTCGTCGTGGGCGAAGTCGACGAGATCGAGGACTTCGGCGTCTTCGTCGACCTCGAGGAGTACGAGAACAAGCGCGGCCTCGTCCACGTCAGCGAGGTCGCCAGCGGGTGGATCAAGAACCTGCGCGACCACGTCAACACCGGCCAGATTGTCGTCTGCAAGGTGCTCGACGTCGACGAGTCCTCCGAGCAGATCGACCTCTCCATCAAGGACGTCAACGACCACCAGCGCTCGGACCGCATCCAGGAGTGGAAGGCCGAGCAGAAGGCCGAGAAGTGGATGGAACTGGCCTTCGGCGAGGACCTGACCGACGAGAAGTACGCCGAGGTGGCGAACGCCTTCCTCGACGGGTTCGGCACCCTCTACGACGGGTTCGAGCAGGCGGCCATCCACGGCCCGGAGGCGTTCGCGAGCACCGACCTCTCGGACGAGGACGTCGAGACCATCGTCGAGACGGCCCGCGAGAACGTCTCCGTGCCGTACGTCAAGGTGACGGGCTACGTCGACCTGCGCGCGCCCGGACCGGAGGGGGTCGAGGACATCCGCGACGCCCTGGAGGCGGCCGAGGGCAACGGCGAGGTGCCCGACGAGGTGGAACTCGACGTGACCTACGTCGGCGCGCCCGAGTACCGCGTCCGCGTGCAGGCGCCCAATTACAAGACCGCCGAGTCGGAACTGGAACACTCGGTCGCACGTGCCCGCGAGGCCATCGAAGCGGTCGGCGGGAGCGCCGACTTCCACCGCGAGCGCCGGAGCGACGACGAGTAA